From a single bacterium genomic region:
- a CDS encoding DUF362 domain-containing protein, translating into MNSKVAVLKTTPAGVFDDYRRLARLGGLGETLDPRADLLIKLNLSWTKYFPACSTQPWQLEGTLLALREAGFAPERLIPVENKTVVTNPRQGCANNRWAPVLERFGLTFRPLPEEEWTVHAFKAPLLRLNEIFPDGIEIPKIYEGRQILHLPTVKTHGHSTTTGAVKNAFGGLLKEVRHYAHKYMHEVLVDLVLMQKELHPAQFALMDGTVCGDGAGPRTMTPKVENYILAAADPVAIDAVAAKMMGFDPLSIPYLRMCHERGLGTADPRAIEVVGEDVAGVNFGFRTKRSFVIWGDQMLRRGPLRFAEHLLLHTKLVAWAPFASNVYHDWLWYPTVGRAVINGFLKTEWGRFMVERYGR; encoded by the coding sequence ATGAACTCCAAGGTCGCGGTGCTCAAGACGACCCCCGCGGGGGTCTTCGACGACTATCGCCGCCTCGCGCGGCTGGGCGGCCTCGGCGAGACGCTCGACCCGCGGGCGGACCTGCTGATCAAGCTGAACCTGAGCTGGACGAAGTACTTCCCGGCCTGCTCGACGCAGCCGTGGCAGCTCGAGGGGACGCTGCTCGCGCTGCGCGAGGCCGGCTTCGCGCCGGAGCGGCTGATCCCGGTCGAGAACAAGACGGTCGTGACGAACCCGCGCCAGGGGTGCGCCAACAACCGCTGGGCGCCGGTCTTGGAGCGGTTCGGGCTGACCTTCCGCCCGCTGCCGGAGGAGGAGTGGACGGTCCACGCCTTCAAGGCGCCGCTGCTCCGGCTGAACGAGATCTTCCCCGACGGGATCGAGATCCCGAAGATCTACGAGGGGCGGCAGATCCTCCACCTGCCGACGGTGAAGACGCACGGCCACAGCACGACGACCGGGGCGGTGAAGAACGCCTTCGGCGGGCTGCTCAAGGAAGTGCGGCACTACGCGCACAAGTACATGCACGAGGTCCTGGTGGACCTGGTGCTGATGCAGAAGGAGCTGCACCCGGCGCAGTTCGCGCTGATGGACGGCACGGTCTGCGGCGACGGCGCCGGCCCGCGCACGATGACGCCGAAGGTCGAGAACTACATCCTCGCCGCCGCCGACCCGGTGGCGATCGACGCGGTCGCGGCGAAGATGATGGGCTTCGACCCGCTGTCGATCCCCTACCTGCGGATGTGCCACGAGCGGGGGCTCGGCACGGCCGACCCGCGGGCGATCGAGGTCGTCGGCGAGGACGTCGCGGGGGTGAACTTCGGCTTCCGCACGAAGCGGTCGTTCGTCATCTGGGGCGACCAGATGCTGCGCCGCGGCCCGCTGCGCTTCGCCGAGCACCTGCTGCTGCACACGAAGCTCGTCGCTTGGGCGCCGTTCGCCTCGAACGTCTACCACGACTGGCTCTGGTACCCGACCGTCGGCCGGGCGGTCATCAACGGCTTCCTGAAGACCGAATGGGGCCGCTTCATGGTCGAGCGCTACGGCCGCTGA
- a CDS encoding transcription elongation factor GreA, translated as MRRIIEKYEKELTELKRELTVDLPKDIQRAVALGDLRENAEYAAALDRQRYVQARLGQVTQKLTQLSTIRLDQIPQGKAAFGSIVKVRDLDSDEELRYELVLPDEGDVSAGEISVTSPIGRALMGKVVGDEVTVRTPRGERCFEVTDLTTLHDRADANEGSGSPDA; from the coding sequence ATGCGACGGATCATCGAGAAGTACGAAAAGGAACTGACCGAGCTCAAGCGCGAACTGACGGTGGACCTGCCGAAGGATATTCAGCGGGCCGTCGCGCTGGGCGATCTGCGCGAGAACGCGGAGTACGCCGCCGCCCTCGACCGGCAGCGGTACGTCCAGGCGCGCCTGGGGCAGGTCACGCAGAAGCTGACCCAGCTCTCCACGATCCGCCTCGACCAGATCCCGCAGGGCAAGGCGGCCTTCGGCTCGATCGTCAAGGTCCGGGATCTGGACTCCGACGAAGAACTGCGGTACGAACTGGTCCTCCCGGACGAGGGGGACGTGAGCGCCGGGGAGATCTCCGTGACCTCGCCGATCGGCCGCGCGCTGATGGGGAAGGTCGTCGGGGACGAGGTGACGGTCCGCACGCCGCGCGGCGAGCGCTGCTTCGAGGTGACGGACCTCACGACGCTGCACGACCGCGCCGACGCAAACGAAGGGAGCGGATCGCCGGATGCCTGA
- a CDS encoding decaprenyl-phosphate phosphoribosyltransferase: MPDRNAAAVVLGVLRSLRPLDWSKNVFLFAALVFARRLTDGAAVVRTLAGFAAFCALGSAVYLVNDVLDVERDRRHPVKRLRPIAAGTVPRWLAALLSALLFLGGLGGGLLLGPRFAFVAALYAASSLAYCFGLKRAVVLDVMILAAGYTLRAVAGARAIDVEISSWLLICTSLLALFLGFCKRRQELTSLADRAAGHRAVLADYSPAFLDQMIAVVTASTVMSYLLYVFSEDVVRKFHTRSLALTAPFVLYGIFRYLYLVHVRGEGGRPSRELVTDAPLMINFALYALTVFVLLYVLPKGA, encoded by the coding sequence ATGCCTGACAGGAACGCCGCCGCGGTCGTCCTCGGGGTGCTGCGCAGTCTGCGCCCCCTGGATTGGTCGAAGAACGTCTTCCTCTTCGCCGCCTTGGTCTTCGCGCGGCGGCTGACGGACGGCGCGGCGGTCGTTCGGACTCTGGCGGGCTTCGCGGCGTTCTGCGCGCTCGGCTCGGCGGTCTATCTCGTCAACGACGTCCTGGACGTCGAGCGGGACCGGCGCCATCCGGTGAAGCGGCTGCGGCCGATCGCCGCGGGGACCGTGCCGCGCTGGCTCGCGGCGCTCCTCTCGGCGCTGCTGTTCCTCGGCGGGCTGGGGGGCGGGCTGCTGCTCGGCCCGCGCTTCGCCTTCGTCGCCGCGCTCTACGCCGCCTCCTCGCTCGCCTACTGCTTCGGCCTCAAGCGGGCGGTGGTGCTCGACGTGATGATCCTCGCCGCGGGGTACACGCTCCGCGCCGTCGCCGGGGCGCGGGCGATCGACGTCGAGATCTCGAGCTGGCTGCTGATCTGCACCTCGCTGCTGGCGCTGTTCCTCGGCTTCTGCAAGCGGCGGCAGGAGCTGACCTCGCTCGCCGACCGCGCGGCGGGGCACCGGGCGGTCCTCGCCGACTACTCGCCGGCGTTCCTCGACCAGATGATCGCCGTCGTCACCGCCTCGACGGTGATGAGCTACCTGCTCTACGTCTTCAGCGAGGACGTGGTGCGGAAGTTCCACACCCGCTCGCTGGCGCTGACCGCGCCGTTCGTGCTCTACGGCATCTTCCGCTACCTCTACCTCGTCCACGTGCGCGGGGAGGGGGGCCGGCCGTCGCGCGAGCTGGTGACCGACGCGCCGCTGATGATCAACTTCGCGCTCTACGCGCTGACGGTCTTCGTGCTGCTCTACGTGCTGCCCAAGGGGGCGTGA